From Erwinia sp. HDF1-3R, one genomic window encodes:
- the cpxR gene encoding envelope stress response regulator transcription factor CpxR, with the protein MNKILLVDDDRELTSLLKELLEMEGFEVVVAGDGEQALALLDNSIDLLLLDVMMPRKNGIDTLKELRQQHQTPVIMLTARGSELDRVLGLELGADDYLPKPFNDRELVARIRAILRRSVWSEQQQQHDSSSPTLEVDHLRLNPGRQEARFDSEALDLTGTEFTLLYLLAQHLGQVVSREHLSQEVLGKRLTPFDRAIDMHISNLRRKLPDRKDGHPWFKTLRGRGYLMVSAT; encoded by the coding sequence ATGAATAAGATCCTGTTAGTTGACGATGACCGCGAATTGACTTCGCTGCTGAAAGAATTACTTGAGATGGAAGGGTTCGAGGTGGTGGTCGCCGGTGATGGCGAACAGGCACTGGCCCTGTTGGATAACTCTATCGATCTGCTTTTGCTTGATGTGATGATGCCACGGAAAAACGGCATTGATACCCTTAAAGAGCTGCGCCAGCAGCACCAGACGCCGGTCATTATGCTAACCGCACGCGGTAGCGAGCTTGACCGCGTTCTGGGGCTGGAACTTGGCGCGGATGACTATCTTCCTAAGCCCTTTAACGATCGGGAACTGGTGGCCCGTATACGTGCAATCCTGCGCCGTTCCGTCTGGAGCGAACAGCAACAGCAGCACGACAGCAGCTCCCCGACGCTGGAAGTTGACCACCTGCGCCTGAATCCAGGCCGCCAGGAGGCCCGCTTCGACAGCGAGGCGCTCGACCTGACCGGAACAGAGTTCACCCTGCTCTATTTACTGGCACAGCATCTGGGGCAGGTGGTTTCCCGTGAGCACCTGAGCCAGGAGGTTTTGGGTAAACGCCTCACCCCGTTTGACCGCGCGATTGATATGCATATCTCTAACCTGCGCAGGAAGCTGCCGGACCGCAAAGATGGTCACCCCTGGTTCAAAACCCTGCGTGGCCGCGGTTATCTGATGGTTTCCGCGACATGA
- the cpxA gene encoding envelope stress sensor histidine kinase CpxA has product MISSLTTRIFAIFWLTLALVLMLVLMVPKLDTRQMTPLLDSEQRQGTMIEQHVEAELMQDPPNDLMWWRRLFRATDKWAPPGQRLLLVTSEGRVIGAQHNEMQVIRNFIGQSDNANRPQKKKYGRVEMVGPFTVRDGEDSYQLYLIRPAGSSQLDFINLLFDRPLLLLMVTMLISTPLLLWLAWSLAKPARKLKHAADDVAAGNLRQRPELEAGPQEFLAAGASFNQMVSALERMMTGQQRLLSDISHELRTPLTRLQLGTALMRRRQGESKELQRIEMEAQRLDGMINDLLVLSRTQHKNALVSEAMKANHLWAGVLDDAKFEAEQMGKTLEVPYPPGPWPLYGNPNALESALENIVRNALRYSHSKICVGFSVDKQGITVNVDDDGPGVSEGDREQIFRPFYRTDEARDRESGGTGLGLAIVDTAIQQHRGWVKADDSPLGGLRLTLWLPLYSSKT; this is encoded by the coding sequence ATGATCTCAAGCCTGACTACCCGTATCTTCGCCATTTTCTGGCTGACGCTGGCGCTGGTGTTGATGCTGGTATTAATGGTGCCCAAGCTTGATACCCGTCAGATGACCCCGCTGCTCGACAGTGAGCAGCGGCAGGGAACCATGATTGAGCAGCACGTCGAGGCGGAGCTGATGCAGGATCCCCCTAACGATCTGATGTGGTGGAGAAGGCTGTTTCGCGCGACGGACAAGTGGGCACCGCCCGGACAGCGGCTGCTGCTGGTTACCAGCGAAGGGCGGGTGATCGGCGCGCAGCATAACGAAATGCAGGTTATCCGTAATTTTATCGGCCAGTCCGATAATGCAAACCGTCCGCAGAAGAAAAAATATGGTCGGGTGGAGATGGTTGGTCCCTTCACCGTCCGCGACGGTGAGGATAGCTACCAGCTCTACCTGATCCGTCCCGCTGGCAGCTCACAGCTGGACTTTATCAACCTGCTGTTTGACCGTCCCCTGCTGCTGTTGATGGTGACGATGTTAATCAGCACACCGCTACTGCTCTGGCTGGCCTGGAGCCTGGCGAAACCCGCACGTAAGCTGAAACATGCGGCCGATGATGTCGCCGCCGGTAATCTGCGTCAACGCCCTGAGCTGGAGGCGGGCCCGCAGGAGTTCCTGGCGGCCGGTGCCAGTTTTAACCAGATGGTCAGCGCGCTGGAAAGGATGATGACCGGGCAGCAGCGTCTGCTGTCGGATATTTCGCATGAGCTTAGGACGCCGCTTACCCGTTTACAGCTGGGTACTGCGCTGATGCGCCGTCGGCAGGGAGAGAGCAAAGAGCTACAGCGTATTGAAATGGAAGCCCAGCGACTGGACGGCATGATCAACGATCTGCTGGTGTTATCCCGTACTCAGCATAAAAATGCGCTGGTCAGCGAGGCGATGAAGGCTAACCATCTTTGGGCTGGCGTACTGGATGATGCCAAATTTGAAGCCGAACAGATGGGGAAAACGCTTGAGGTACCTTATCCCCCGGGTCCCTGGCCTCTGTATGGCAATCCGAACGCACTGGAAAGCGCTCTGGAGAATATTGTACGTAACGCGCTGCGCTACTCTCACTCCAAAATCTGTGTGGGTTTTTCCGTTGATAAACAGGGAATTACCGTTAACGTGGACGATGATGGCCCGGGCGTTAGCGAGGGCGACCGCGAGCAGATTTTCAGGCCCTTCTACCGTACTGACGAGGCGCGCGACAGGGAGTCAGGCGGAACGGGACTGGGGCTGGCGATTGTTGACACGGCTATCCAGCAGCATCGTGGTTGGGTTAAGGCCGATGACAGCCCGTTAGGCGGCCTGCGCCTTACCCTCTGGCTGCCGCTTTATAGCAGCAAAACCTGA
- the cpxP gene encoding cell-envelope stress modulator CpxP, producing the protein MRNVTAVVAVPALILSFSAAWAADVTTTDGMHQEDAAPRSMTQVPQTHMFDGINLTEQQRQQMRDLMQQARHERSPISINDLEQLHELIIAEKFDETAYKAKLDSIAQAEVARQVDMARVRNQMYHLLTPGQQGVLNQKHQQRMNQMRQLTDMQPSSSLHAVSSK; encoded by the coding sequence ATGCGCAATGTTACCGCCGTCGTTGCGGTTCCGGCGCTGATACTCAGCTTCTCCGCCGCGTGGGCTGCAGATGTGACGACGACTGACGGGATGCATCAGGAAGACGCGGCGCCACGTAGTATGACGCAAGTTCCGCAGACTCACATGTTTGATGGCATCAATCTTACAGAGCAGCAACGCCAGCAGATGCGGGATTTAATGCAGCAGGCGCGTCACGAACGTTCTCCCATAAGTATTAACGATTTAGAGCAGCTGCACGAACTGATTATTGCAGAAAAATTTGATGAAACGGCCTATAAGGCAAAGCTGGACAGTATTGCGCAGGCGGAAGTCGCGCGGCAGGTTGATATGGCGAGAGTGCGCAACCAGATGTATCACCTGTTAACCCCAGGCCAGCAGGGCGTTTTAAACCAGAAACATCAGCAGCGTATGAACCAAATGCGCCAGCTAACGGACATGCAGCCATCTTCATCGTTGCATGCTGTAAGCAGTAAATGA